A single window of Bufo bufo chromosome 10, aBufBuf1.1, whole genome shotgun sequence DNA harbors:
- the LOC120980621 gene encoding cytochrome b-c1 complex subunit Rieske, mitochondrial isoform X2, giving the protein MLSLAARSGAFSPYLSATSYAVAGQLKPLASGAVLHGPTTVRFLHSDVTVPEFSDYRRTEVADSKKSSRPSEEARKGFSYLVTGVTTVTAAYVAKNVVSQFVSSMSATADVLAMAQIEVKLSDIPEGKNMCFKWRGKPLFIRHRTPKEIEQEAQVDLSELRDPQHDLDRVKKPEWAILIGVCTHLGCVPIANAGDYGGYYCPCHGSHYDASGRIRKGPAPLNLEVPNYEFPSDDLVIVG; this is encoded by the exons ATGTTGTCCCTGGCCGCCcgctccggcgccttctccccgtACTTGTCCGCCACCTCGTACGCCGTGGCCGGGCAGCTGAAGCCGCTGGCCTCCGGAGCTGTGCTGCACG GTCCCACCACCGTCCGCTTcttgcacagtgacgtcaccgtacCTGAATTCTCGGACTACCGCCGCACGGAAGTTGCAGACAGCAAGAAGTCCTCACGCCCCAGCGAGGAAGCCAGGAAGGGCTTCTCCTACCTAGTCACCGGAGTCACCACTGTCACCGCAGCCTACGTGGCCAAGAACGTGGTCTCTCAGTTCGTATCCAGCATGAGCGCCACAGCCGATGTGTTGGCCATGGCCCAGATCGAAGTCAAGCTCTCGGACATCCCCGAAGGCAAGAACATGTGCTTCAAGTGGAGAGGCAAGCCCCTGTTCATCCGCCACAGAACCCCCAAGGAGATCGAGCAGGAGGCTCAAGTTGACTTGAGCGAGTTGCGAGACCCCCAGCACGACCTTGACCGGGTGAAGAAGCCTGAGTGGGCCATCCTGATCGGAGTCTGCACCCATCTTGGTTGCGTGCCCATTGCCAATGCCGGAGACTACGGAGGGTACTACTGTCCTTGCCACGGCTCTCACTATGACGCCTCTGGTAGAATTAGGAAGGGCCCTGCACCGCTCAACCTCGAGGTCCCCAACTATGAGTTCCCCTCCGACGACCTTGTAATAGTTGGATAA
- the LOC120980621 gene encoding cytochrome b-c1 complex subunit Rieske, mitochondrial isoform X1 produces MLSLAARSGAFSPYLSATSYAVAGQLKPLASGAVLHGEKVLLDVKRPFLSRETLSGQAAGGPLCATAGVNGPTTVRFLHSDVTVPEFSDYRRTEVADSKKSSRPSEEARKGFSYLVTGVTTVTAAYVAKNVVSQFVSSMSATADVLAMAQIEVKLSDIPEGKNMCFKWRGKPLFIRHRTPKEIEQEAQVDLSELRDPQHDLDRVKKPEWAILIGVCTHLGCVPIANAGDYGGYYCPCHGSHYDASGRIRKGPAPLNLEVPNYEFPSDDLVIVG; encoded by the exons ATGTTGTCCCTGGCCGCCcgctccggcgccttctccccgtACTTGTCCGCCACCTCGTACGCCGTGGCCGGGCAGCTGAAGCCGCTGGCCTCCGGAGCTGTGCTGCACGGTGAGAAAGTCCTGCTGGATGTGAAGAGGCCGTTCCTCAGCCGGGAGACCCTGAGCGGACAGGCCGCCGGCGGGCCCCTCTGCGCCACAGCCGGGGTCAATG GTCCCACCACCGTCCGCTTcttgcacagtgacgtcaccgtacCTGAATTCTCGGACTACCGCCGCACGGAAGTTGCAGACAGCAAGAAGTCCTCACGCCCCAGCGAGGAAGCCAGGAAGGGCTTCTCCTACCTAGTCACCGGAGTCACCACTGTCACCGCAGCCTACGTGGCCAAGAACGTGGTCTCTCAGTTCGTATCCAGCATGAGCGCCACAGCCGATGTGTTGGCCATGGCCCAGATCGAAGTCAAGCTCTCGGACATCCCCGAAGGCAAGAACATGTGCTTCAAGTGGAGAGGCAAGCCCCTGTTCATCCGCCACAGAACCCCCAAGGAGATCGAGCAGGAGGCTCAAGTTGACTTGAGCGAGTTGCGAGACCCCCAGCACGACCTTGACCGGGTGAAGAAGCCTGAGTGGGCCATCCTGATCGGAGTCTGCACCCATCTTGGTTGCGTGCCCATTGCCAATGCCGGAGACTACGGAGGGTACTACTGTCCTTGCCACGGCTCTCACTATGACGCCTCTGGTAGAATTAGGAAGGGCCCTGCACCGCTCAACCTCGAGGTCCCCAACTATGAGTTCCCCTCCGACGACCTTGTAATAGTTGGATAA